The Osmia bicornis bicornis chromosome 9, iOsmBic2.1, whole genome shotgun sequence genome has a segment encoding these proteins:
- the LOC123988138 gene encoding dnaJ homolog subfamily C member 9, which produces MRNWADYWRSLFKKITVEDINNYEKNYKGSEIEIKDLKRAYMDSKGDMDYILETVPFTSCDDEPRLHDIIQGLIEKGEVPEYKAFTQENDKKKQRRKRKNEAYMFYFFACKETVI; this is translated from the exons ATGAGAAATTGGGCAGATTATTGGAGGTCTCTTTTCAAGAAAATCACAGTGGAAGACATCAATAATTATGAGAAGAATTATAAAGGATCAGAAATAGAGATCAAAGACTTAAAGCGTGCTTATATGGATA GCAAAGGAGACATGGATTACATCTTAGAAACAGTTCCTTTTACCAGCTGTGATGATGAACCCAGGCTACATGATATTATTCAAGGTCTTATAGAAAAAGGTGAAGTGCCAGAGTATAAGGCCTTCACACAGGAGAATGATAAGAAAAAGCAACGTAGAAAGCGTAAG AATGAAGCATACATGTTCTATTTCTTTGCATGTAAAGAAACAGTTATTTAA
- the LOC114872065 gene encoding vasorin: protein MGAIVELLLFTTVLCTSVGGVQGECRHVMNDDMIEYTCEGGRLSDLNDLPESTGKIRITNMPISRITTNTFSRFGQDLWVLSCSQCQIRDIDPGAFQRLNNLQQLSLDNNYLTTVRESWFRGLDYLTYLDLNYNYIESIEDGVFRNLPSLIDLRLSGNRLECLNLEAMTNLRDLKRIFLGENSEFKCPNAVSAFLERRGVIFDRDPEWSKIPNDLIPAIPFGYDIDEYTTPEQTMALPTHRQRLHPTSATPPPQPMESTATYVPPKFHTTEEVIYRPVYTPDWRTTPRPTTEVYEEREHSSTPSPYYDDVARPYVPPRTIAPIDTYETTKYETQDATTLRSWPTFPESTSARPEYPLYPPHENEDRDYDEQYYSSEATNSFPLAPSPPDRHETPPFVESDAERTTVPYTDWYDRNTVPSYPAIYNRPPEYRVPPTSESPPTHIVQPLPPMSPEMVQPASPDNTFQAPYYEHTITVHTPPLVANQPSLEEMTPVMIPIETTTDKPLPNCPTSNLSSSSQGSLGTILVSFLLITIGRILVEGF, encoded by the coding sequence ATGGGTGCGATCGTCGAACTGTTACTGTTCACCACTGTTCTATGTACGAGTGTTGGTGGAGTGCAAGGCGAGTGCAGGCATGTGATGAACGACGACATGATAGAATACACCTGCGAGGGTGGACGACTTTCCGACTTGAACGATCTTCCCGAGTCAACTGGAAAAATTCGAATCACTAACATGCCAATTTCAAGGATAACTACGAACACTTTCTCCAGATTCGGTCAAGATTTATGGGTCCTTAGTTGTTCCCAATGTCAGATAAGGGACATCGATCCAGGTGCTTTCCAGCGCTTGAACAATCTCCAGCAGCTAAGTCTAGACAATAATTACTTAACCACCGTCAGAGAATCCTGGTTCAGAGGCCTGGATTATTTAACGTACTTGGActtaaattacaattacataGAATCCATCGAGGATGGGGTGTTCAGGAATCTACCCAGTCTGATTGATTTAAGACTATCTGGTAATCGATTGGAATGTTTGAATCTGGAAGCTATGACGAATTTGAGAGACTTGAAGAGAATATTCCTCGGTGAAAACTCCGAATTCAAGTGTCCCAATGCCGTCAGCGCGTTCCTTGAAAGGCGTGGAGTGATATTTGACAGGGATCCGGAATGGAGTAAAATTCCCAACGACTTGATCCCAGCGATACCATTTGGCTACGATATCGACGAGTATACCACTCCGGAGCAAACCATGGCATTGCCTACCCATCGCCAGAGACTACATCCAACATCAGCGACACCACCACCTCAGCCCATGGAATCCACAGCAACATACGTACCACCAAAATTCCATACCACCGAAGAAGTAATCTATCGTCCAGTGTACACTCCAGATTGGAGAACAACTCCAAGACCAACGACTGAAGTCTACGAAGAGAGGGAACACTCCAGCACGCCCAGCCCCTATTACGATGATGTAGCGAGGCCCTACGTTCCCCCAAGGACCATCGCCCCAATAGACACGTACGAAACAACAAAGTACGAAACTCAGGATGCAACAACCTTAAGATCTTGGCCGACATTCCCGGAATCCACCAGTGCTAGACCCGAATACCCGCTTTATCCACCCCATGAGAACGAGGACAGGGACTACGATGAGCAATATTATTCGAGCGAAGCGACCAACTCGTTCCCTTTGGCACCTAGCCCACCTGATCGTCACGAAACACCGCCTTTCGTGGAATCTGATGCAGAGCGGACAACCGTCCCATATACGGATTGGTACGACAGGAATACCGTACCATCGTACCCAGCTATATACAATAGGCCACCGGAGTACCGCGTCCCACCGACAAGTGAATCGCCTCCGACTCATATCGTCCAACCATTGCCTCCTATGTCGCCAGAAATGGTGCAGCCAGCCTCGCCAGATAACACGTTTCAAGCACCCTATTACGAGCACACGATTACCGTTCATACTCCACCATTGGTTGCCAATCAACCGTCTCTGGAAGAAATGACTCCAGTTATGATACCAATTGAAACGACCACCGATAAACCGTTGCCCAATTGCCCGACCAGCAATTTATCTTCCTCGAGCCAGGGCTCCCTAGGGACGATCCTCGTCTCCTTTCTTCTGATCACTATCGGTCGCATCCTCGTGGAGGGATTTTAG